A genomic window from Slackia heliotrinireducens DSM 20476 includes:
- a CDS encoding 4Fe-4S dicluster domain-containing protein produces MAQFAFFFDGTRCNGCKTCVMSCKDLHDLPAERSFGRVYEYEKTSGWTVDENGFNIPGEIYGYFVSLSCNHCDSPACVAACPTGACMKDEESGVVSIDEEICIGSGECVTACPYFAPSLNEETNKGEKCDGCAARVAEGMAPMCVEACPQRALTFGDASEVPEGFERANIAPLPGMDGTMPNLYIKASKSAAKAGDTAGHVANLPETM; encoded by the coding sequence ATGGCGCAGTTCGCATTTTTCTTCGACGGCACGCGTTGCAACGGTTGCAAAACCTGCGTGATGTCCTGCAAAGACCTGCACGACCTGCCTGCCGAGCGTTCTTTCGGACGCGTGTATGAATATGAGAAGACCAGCGGTTGGACCGTTGACGAAAACGGCTTCAACATCCCTGGCGAGATCTACGGCTACTTCGTATCCCTGTCCTGCAACCACTGCGACAGCCCCGCCTGCGTCGCGGCCTGCCCGACCGGTGCTTGCATGAAGGATGAAGAGTCCGGCGTCGTTTCCATCGACGAGGAGATCTGCATCGGCAGCGGCGAGTGCGTGACCGCATGCCCCTACTTCGCACCCAGCCTGAACGAAGAAACCAACAAGGGCGAGAAGTGCGACGGCTGCGCAGCCCGCGTGGCCGAGGGCATGGCCCCCATGTGCGTCGAGGCCTGCCCGCAGCGTGCGCTGACCTTCGGCGATGCCTCCGAGGTCCCCGAGGGCTTCGAGCGCGCCAACATCGCTCCGCTGCCCGGCATGGACGGCACCATGCCGAACCTGTACATCAAGGCGTCCAAGAGCGCTGCTAAGGCCGGCGATACCGCTGGTCATGTGGCCAACCTGCCCGAAACGATGTAG